From Demequina lutea, a single genomic window includes:
- a CDS encoding AGE family epimerase/isomerase has translation MVLMDETAHRKWLDDEFRRLAHFGVASVDPRGGFGWLLDDGTRDESRPVELWISCRMTHVYALAELAGIDGAGALVEHGLAAIEGPLRDAEHGGWFSSIDVGPVNDRKEAYAHAFVILATSSAVAAGHPRAEALLREAITVHSEHFWDETEGMARESFTRDWSAEEPYRGVNANMHTLEAYLAAADVLVDRSLLVRAMRIVTRVVDVLGRGNDWRLPEHFTATWEPLLDYNADARAHPFRPFGATIGHGLEWSRLTLQTERSLLLAGLAAPEWMSEAAGSLYARAVGDGWAVDGADGFVYTVDWNGVPVVRERMHWVDAEAIGAAAVLFRRTGDERYERDYAAWWAYAREYLIDEQQGSWWHELDASNRPSHVVWEGKPDLYHAMQATLFPRLPLAPALAVSLATRHS, from the coding sequence ATGGTCCTCATGGATGAGACTGCGCACCGAAAGTGGTTGGACGACGAATTCCGCAGGCTCGCGCATTTTGGGGTCGCGAGCGTTGATCCAAGGGGAGGCTTTGGCTGGCTGCTCGATGACGGGACCAGAGACGAGTCTCGCCCCGTCGAATTGTGGATCTCGTGCCGCATGACCCACGTGTATGCGCTCGCGGAACTCGCAGGGATTGACGGCGCTGGCGCGCTGGTTGAGCACGGCCTCGCGGCCATCGAGGGCCCGTTGCGGGACGCCGAGCATGGCGGCTGGTTCTCCTCGATCGACGTGGGCCCAGTCAATGATCGCAAGGAGGCATACGCCCACGCGTTCGTGATTCTCGCGACGTCGTCCGCGGTCGCGGCCGGCCACCCACGCGCCGAGGCCCTGTTGCGCGAAGCGATCACGGTGCACTCGGAGCACTTTTGGGACGAGACCGAGGGAATGGCCAGGGAGAGCTTCACGCGGGACTGGAGCGCCGAGGAGCCTTATCGGGGCGTCAACGCCAACATGCACACGCTCGAGGCCTACCTCGCGGCGGCGGACGTGCTCGTGGATCGATCCCTCTTGGTCAGGGCGATGCGCATCGTGACGCGAGTGGTCGATGTTCTTGGTCGCGGCAATGATTGGCGCCTGCCTGAGCACTTCACGGCGACTTGGGAGCCGCTCCTTGACTACAACGCCGACGCTCGGGCGCACCCGTTTCGGCCGTTTGGCGCGACGATAGGTCACGGACTCGAGTGGTCAAGACTCACTCTGCAGACCGAGCGATCGCTGCTGCTCGCAGGGCTCGCGGCGCCGGAGTGGATGTCGGAGGCGGCCGGATCGCTCTACGCCCGTGCGGTGGGCGACGGTTGGGCCGTCGACGGAGCCGATGGCTTTGTCTATACCGTCGACTGGAACGGCGTTCCCGTGGTTCGCGAACGCATGCACTGGGTGGACGCCGAGGCGATTGGTGCGGCGGCTGTGCTATTCCGGCGCACCGGGGACGAACGCTACGAGCGCGACTACGCCGCTTGGTGGGCCTATGCGCGCGAATACTTGATCGATGAGCAACAAGGCTCCTGGTGGCACGAGCTCGACGCGTCGAATCGTCCGTCTCACGTCGTCTGGGAGGGCAAGCCAGACCTGTACCACGCGATGCAGGCGACCCTGTTCCCGCGGCTGCCCTTGGCTCCCGCGCTCGCCGTCTCCCTCGCGACGCGGCATTCCTAA
- a CDS encoding GTP-binding protein, whose translation MASQPSNAAVAPSDTPLAPTVVKIVIAGGFAVGKTTFIGSISDIDPLNTEAAMTEHSVGVDDAGGVTDRKTTTTVAMDFGRIALPGALWLYLFGTPGQDRFLFMWDDLVRGAIGACVLVDTERLDQCFPAVDYFEGKGIPFVVCVNCFDGVARHKLEDVREALGVPPEVPMMYTDARERSATKQALIAVVQLAMQRLKS comes from the coding sequence ATGGCATCGCAGCCCTCTAACGCGGCGGTCGCTCCCAGCGATACGCCACTTGCCCCGACGGTCGTCAAGATCGTGATTGCGGGTGGATTTGCCGTCGGCAAGACCACCTTCATCGGATCGATCTCTGACATCGACCCGCTGAACACCGAAGCCGCCATGACGGAGCATTCCGTTGGCGTCGACGATGCCGGCGGCGTCACCGATCGCAAGACCACCACCACGGTGGCCATGGACTTCGGGCGCATCGCGCTGCCCGGCGCCCTGTGGCTTTACCTGTTCGGCACGCCCGGTCAGGACCGCTTCTTGTTCATGTGGGACGACCTGGTTCGCGGCGCCATCGGCGCGTGCGTGCTGGTCGACACGGAGCGTCTTGACCAGTGCTTCCCCGCCGTCGATTACTTCGAAGGCAAGGGCATCCCGTTTGTCGTGTGCGTCAACTGCTTTGATGGCGTTGCGCGGCACAAGCTCGAGGACGTGCGGGAGGCGCTTGGCGTGCCCCCCGAGGTGCCGATGATGTATACGGACGCTCGTGAGCGTTCGGCCACCAAGCAAGCACTCATCGCGGTCGTTCAGCTCGCGATGCAGCGCCTCAAGTCATAG
- a CDS encoding roadblock/LC7 domain-containing protein: MTALSTEATNFGWLLDNFVQTVPGTRHTLVVSADGLLMAMSKNLDRTGGDTLAAVVSGMASLTRGAARQLKAGEVRQSIIEMDELFLFLMSVNNGAVLAVAADSTCDVGLVGYEMTLLVSRTENALTPQLITEMRQNLPTDGALR; the protein is encoded by the coding sequence GTGACCGCGCTCAGTACTGAAGCCACCAACTTTGGTTGGCTGCTGGACAACTTCGTCCAGACCGTGCCCGGAACGCGCCACACGCTCGTCGTCAGTGCCGACGGCTTGCTCATGGCGATGTCCAAGAATCTCGACCGGACGGGTGGCGACACTCTCGCCGCGGTGGTGTCTGGAATGGCGTCTCTGACGCGCGGTGCCGCGCGTCAACTCAAGGCGGGCGAGGTGCGTCAGTCCATCATTGAGATGGATGAACTCTTCCTCTTCCTCATGAGCGTCAACAACGGCGCGGTCTTGGCCGTTGCCGCCGACTCGACGTGCGACGTGGGCCTCGTAGGTTACGAGATGACCTTGTTGGTCTCGCGCACGGAGAATGCACTCACGCCGCAGCTCATTACCGAGATGCGCCAGAATCTTCCCACCGACGGAGCGCTTCGTTAA
- a CDS encoding LacI family DNA-binding transcriptional regulator, with product MAITLHDVAKLAGVSFKTVSNVVNDHPHVREATRVRVQAAIDELRYQPNVSARHLRSGRSGVIGLAVPELSLAYFAQLADEVIQAAEKRGLVVLIEQTGGDRDRELEVLRSPRLQLIDGLLFSPLGLGIDDAALVDIDTPLVLLGERIFHGPADHVTMRNVEAAQAATEHLIGLGRQRIAVLGAHEGEVIGSAGLRLTGYRQALDAAGIPFDESLVAHVGLWHRANGAEGMRRLLADGAQFDGLFAMSDELALGAMRMLQEAGLVIPSDVAIVGFDDIDEGRYSIPSLSTIDPGRSEIAETAIDVLMDRIGEKGKAKREPEESLSAFRLVVRESSSG from the coding sequence ATGGCCATCACCTTGCACGACGTCGCCAAGTTGGCGGGGGTGTCTTTCAAGACGGTGTCGAACGTCGTCAATGATCACCCGCACGTCAGGGAAGCGACGCGCGTGCGTGTGCAGGCGGCGATCGACGAACTCAGGTATCAGCCGAATGTCTCGGCGCGCCACCTGCGATCTGGGCGGTCGGGCGTCATAGGGCTCGCCGTACCTGAACTGAGCCTGGCCTATTTCGCCCAACTCGCCGACGAGGTCATCCAGGCGGCCGAAAAGCGCGGACTCGTCGTGCTCATCGAGCAGACTGGCGGTGACCGCGATCGTGAGTTGGAGGTGCTTCGAAGCCCGCGGCTGCAACTGATCGACGGGCTGCTCTTCAGTCCTCTCGGGCTGGGCATAGACGACGCCGCACTCGTCGACATCGACACCCCGCTCGTCTTGCTTGGAGAGCGGATCTTCCACGGCCCGGCCGACCACGTCACCATGCGCAACGTCGAGGCGGCGCAGGCGGCGACCGAGCATCTGATCGGCCTCGGCCGTCAGCGCATCGCGGTTCTCGGCGCGCACGAGGGGGAGGTGATCGGGTCGGCCGGATTGCGGCTCACGGGCTATCGACAGGCTCTCGATGCCGCAGGCATTCCCTTCGATGAATCGCTCGTCGCCCACGTGGGGTTGTGGCACCGAGCCAATGGCGCCGAGGGGATGAGGCGGCTCCTCGCGGACGGCGCACAGTTCGACGGTCTCTTCGCGATGAGTGACGAGCTGGCACTTGGGGCGATGCGCATGTTGCAGGAGGCGGGCCTTGTCATTCCATCAGATGTCGCCATCGTAGGCTTCGATGACATCGACGAGGGCCGATACTCAATCCCCAGCCTGTCGACCATCGATCCTGGTAGAAGCGAGATCGCGGAAACAGCCATTGACGTTCTCATGGACCGCATCGGAGAGAAGGGCAAGGCCAAGCGCGAGCCGGAGGAGTCGTTGTCGGCGTTCCGCTTGGTGGTGCGCGAGTCCTCAAGCGGATAG
- a CDS encoding DUF742 domain-containing protein — protein sequence MTETLDPYKGADDEAYTVRPYAVTGGRVSGASKGLPMEALVQADSAAQNARGLTPEKRKILQLAAGQYQSVAELSAHTRLPLGVVRVLVTDLAEEKYLTIHTSGTADDEATHDANGGLSLSLLESVLDGIAAL from the coding sequence ATGACGGAAACCCTGGACCCGTACAAAGGTGCGGATGACGAGGCCTACACGGTCCGGCCCTATGCCGTGACCGGTGGGCGGGTGAGTGGCGCCAGCAAGGGCCTCCCCATGGAAGCCCTCGTCCAGGCCGATTCCGCTGCACAGAATGCTCGCGGGCTCACGCCCGAGAAGAGAAAGATCTTGCAGCTTGCTGCGGGTCAATATCAATCCGTGGCCGAGCTCTCGGCCCATACCCGGCTACCGCTGGGTGTGGTTCGCGTGCTCGTTACGGATCTTGCTGAAGAAAAGTACCTGACAATTCATACCAGTGGGACGGCCGACGACGAGGCAACGCACGATGCCAACGGCGGACTTTCCCTCAGCCTTCTGGAGAGTGTCCTCGATGGCATCGCAGCCCTCTAA
- a CDS encoding sensor histidine kinase, which yields MLQRLGIRGKLLAVVAVPTIVLLLAASFVVLNASSAYTSGRDTTKLVNLVESGSPVIAALQAERSDVSGYLRAISDGKSDRVIAQTNVDTAVAALTNAGVTDPAFAAIANQITAAIVGTNVQFGLNSARAVAPVPATTGAFPVWPDATESQTVSDTFEHVAKAVTDIVNVAPVSDTGNVARGLPALIRAEGRASKAYLDDSRTAAEALPAEFAKTDQTGAVFLGNAAQAKSNSNNEGVIAFVNGADKGLQALAAVRAQVAAGTVLFGPAVTAYTTIVNDLLGATSEVANIAGDRTLSNDLKGYASMGKLVEALRNEEAYVTRKIAQGTWRLGEQVQYQAYYFATNTALANAQTAVALLPDVTPVPKFGASYDPSTIVGFESIRDRIINDATTQGLLSQRTNNWPLQVDEEIAAYAPITTQLTSDVNGRAAPVQRNSLLQTLATAVIAVLAVAASLFVALAISRRIVNPLRRLTTTATAVRQELPRLVERVAMPGQTVDLSEVQIPVESQDEVGRLAEAFNSVNAATLAIASEQAALRGSISEMFVNVARRDQVLLNRQLASIDEMERTEDNQDTLTKLFALDHLATRMRRNSESLLVLAGIDTGRRLRRPMPLSDVIRTASSEIELYERIQLELDADPAMLGHSALTAAHLFAELLENATVFSDPGTQVVVRTMERDGAFVVTIVDHGIGMTSEELGEANSRVASTAASEIIGAQRLGLFVVGRIARRVGARVHIESAEGRGTEATVIMPPSLFDTSVAYTQGHSSGTTADDQLHAPAALVHHDASIEEISEPALNSRGLSAYQPTVIEDGAILAGRPADAPDLQPPPAPLAPRGVPQPAEAQAIDELVAADAAQAPAAVAVDLDDFTEGVTEVGLPTRRRRPRGVARHE from the coding sequence ATGCTCCAGAGGCTAGGAATTCGCGGGAAGCTCCTCGCGGTCGTCGCGGTGCCGACGATCGTTCTGCTTCTTGCCGCCTCCTTCGTGGTGTTGAACGCCTCCTCGGCGTACACCAGCGGTCGCGATACGACAAAGCTCGTCAACCTCGTCGAGAGCGGCAGTCCTGTGATTGCCGCGCTTCAGGCCGAGCGCTCCGACGTGTCTGGCTACTTGCGGGCGATCTCGGACGGCAAATCCGACCGCGTGATCGCTCAAACCAACGTCGACACGGCCGTTGCCGCGCTGACGAACGCGGGCGTCACGGATCCCGCCTTTGCGGCGATCGCGAATCAGATAACGGCCGCGATTGTTGGCACCAATGTCCAATTTGGCCTCAATTCCGCGCGCGCCGTTGCCCCGGTCCCCGCGACCACTGGCGCCTTTCCGGTGTGGCCCGACGCGACCGAGTCCCAGACCGTTTCCGACACCTTCGAGCACGTGGCGAAGGCAGTCACCGACATCGTCAATGTGGCCCCAGTCAGCGACACGGGCAACGTGGCTCGAGGCCTGCCTGCGTTGATTCGCGCCGAAGGAAGGGCGTCGAAGGCGTACCTCGATGACTCGCGCACGGCCGCCGAGGCCCTTCCCGCAGAGTTCGCCAAGACCGACCAAACGGGCGCGGTATTCCTCGGCAACGCGGCACAGGCCAAGTCGAACTCAAATAACGAAGGCGTCATCGCCTTCGTCAACGGTGCGGACAAGGGCCTGCAGGCGCTCGCCGCCGTTCGCGCGCAAGTCGCGGCTGGCACGGTGCTGTTTGGCCCCGCGGTAACGGCATACACGACGATCGTCAACGACCTGCTCGGTGCCACCAGCGAAGTCGCGAACATCGCGGGCGACCGTACCCTGTCGAACGACCTCAAGGGCTACGCGTCGATGGGCAAACTGGTCGAGGCACTGCGCAATGAGGAGGCCTACGTCACGCGCAAGATCGCCCAGGGTACCTGGCGACTCGGCGAACAGGTGCAGTACCAGGCATACTACTTCGCGACAAACACCGCACTCGCGAACGCCCAAACCGCCGTAGCGCTGCTCCCAGACGTGACGCCGGTACCCAAGTTTGGCGCCTCATACGACCCCAGCACCATCGTGGGTTTCGAGTCAATTCGCGACCGCATCATCAACGACGCGACCACTCAGGGCTTGCTTTCCCAGCGGACGAACAACTGGCCGCTGCAAGTGGATGAAGAGATCGCGGCATACGCGCCCATCACCACGCAGCTCACGAGTGACGTGAACGGACGCGCCGCGCCCGTCCAGCGCAACAGCCTCCTCCAGACGCTCGCGACGGCAGTGATCGCCGTGCTTGCTGTGGCGGCCTCGCTATTCGTCGCTCTCGCCATCTCACGCCGCATCGTCAACCCGCTGCGCCGCCTGACCACCACGGCAACGGCGGTGCGTCAAGAGTTGCCGCGACTCGTGGAGCGGGTGGCCATGCCCGGTCAGACCGTCGACCTTTCCGAAGTGCAGATCCCGGTCGAATCGCAAGACGAGGTGGGCCGGCTCGCGGAGGCGTTCAACTCCGTCAACGCGGCAACGTTAGCCATCGCATCCGAGCAAGCGGCGCTGCGTGGATCCATCTCCGAGATGTTCGTCAACGTGGCCCGCCGTGACCAGGTGCTCCTCAACAGGCAGCTCGCCTCGATCGATGAGATGGAGCGCACCGAGGATAACCAGGACACCCTCACCAAGCTCTTCGCACTGGATCACCTCGCCACCCGCATGCGTCGAAACAGCGAGTCACTGCTCGTGCTCGCAGGCATCGACACCGGTCGCCGCTTGCGCAGGCCCATGCCGCTTTCCGACGTGATCCGCACCGCTTCGTCCGAGATCGAGCTCTATGAGCGCATCCAGCTTGAACTTGACGCTGACCCCGCCATGCTCGGTCACTCCGCTTTGACCGCCGCACACTTGTTTGCCGAGCTCCTTGAGAATGCCACGGTGTTCTCTGACCCAGGAACGCAAGTCGTGGTGCGCACCATGGAACGGGACGGCGCGTTCGTCGTGACGATCGTCGATCATGGCATCGGCATGACGTCCGAGGAACTTGGGGAGGCCAACTCTCGCGTTGCCTCGACGGCGGCGTCCGAAATCATTGGGGCACAGCGCCTGGGCCTGTTCGTGGTGGGGCGCATTGCCCGGCGAGTGGGCGCGCGCGTCCACATTGAATCGGCGGAGGGGCGGGGAACCGAGGCGACCGTGATCATGCCCCCTTCTCTGTTTGACACCTCGGTCGCGTACACACAAGGACACTCGAGCGGCACGACGGCGGACGACCAACTCCACGCGCCTGCCGCGCTCGTCCACCACGATGCCTCTATCGAGGAGATCTCCGAGCCTGCGCTGAACTCAAGAGGACTGTCTGCCTACCAGCCGACGGTCATCGAGGACGGCGCGATTCTCGCTGGCCGTCCCGCGGATGCTCCTGACCTGCAGCCACCGCCGGCACCCCTTGCGCCCAGAGGCGTGCCGCAACCGGCAGAGGCGCAAGCCATCGACGAACTCGTCGCTGCGGACGCCGCACAGGCCCCGGCCGCAGTTGCCGTCGACCTCGACGATTTCACGGAAGGCGTCACGGAGGTTGGGCTACCGACGCGCCGCCGCAGGCCCCGAGGCGTCGCACGACACGAATAG
- the serS gene encoding serine--tRNA ligase, which produces MIDLALLRSNPDRVRDSQISRGDDPAVVDAVLAADLERRTALTEFEQARAEQKSLGREVARASGDAKVALLKRTKELSETVKALEVDADEAEAKAHELIMTIGNIAEPGVPAGGPDDFVVLRHEGTPRDFAAEGIEVRDHLALGEGLKAIDMERGAKVSGSRFYFLTGVGAQLELAILNAAMGVATAHGFTPMITPTLVRPETMRGTGFLGSHSDEVYYLEKDELYLVGTSEVALAGYHSDEILDLNGGPLRYAGWSACFRREAGSAGRDTRGIIRVHQFHKVEMFAYTRPDDATAEHERFLAIQESMLAALELPYRVIDTAAGDLGSSAARKFDCEAWLPSQERWMEVTSTSNCTTFQARRLAIRERGESGTQPVATVNGTIGTTRWIVALLENHQQADGSVYLPPILRPFFGGAESLTPAS; this is translated from the coding sequence ATGATTGACCTCGCTCTGCTTCGCTCAAACCCCGATCGCGTCAGGGACTCCCAGATCTCCCGCGGCGACGACCCCGCCGTCGTCGACGCGGTTCTGGCCGCAGATCTCGAGCGCAGGACCGCGCTCACGGAGTTCGAGCAGGCGCGGGCCGAGCAGAAGTCTCTCGGGCGTGAGGTCGCTCGGGCCTCGGGTGATGCCAAGGTCGCACTGCTTAAGCGCACCAAGGAACTGTCCGAGACGGTCAAGGCCCTGGAGGTCGACGCGGATGAGGCCGAGGCCAAGGCTCACGAGCTGATCATGACGATCGGCAACATCGCGGAGCCGGGTGTTCCTGCGGGGGGACCGGACGACTTCGTGGTGCTGCGCCACGAGGGCACTCCTCGCGATTTCGCTGCTGAGGGCATAGAGGTCAGGGACCACCTGGCGCTCGGCGAGGGCCTCAAGGCGATCGACATGGAGCGCGGCGCCAAGGTGTCCGGCTCCCGCTTCTACTTTCTGACGGGCGTGGGCGCGCAGCTCGAGCTCGCAATCCTCAACGCGGCCATGGGCGTGGCGACCGCGCACGGGTTCACGCCCATGATCACGCCGACGCTCGTGCGCCCAGAGACGATGCGCGGCACGGGTTTCCTTGGCAGCCACTCCGACGAGGTCTACTACCTCGAGAAGGATGAGCTGTACTTGGTGGGCACGTCCGAGGTGGCCCTGGCCGGCTACCACTCCGACGAGATCCTGGACCTCAATGGTGGCCCGCTGCGTTACGCGGGCTGGAGTGCCTGCTTCCGCCGTGAGGCTGGCTCCGCCGGACGCGATACGCGCGGAATCATTCGGGTGCACCAATTCCACAAGGTCGAGATGTTCGCGTACACGAGGCCGGACGATGCGACGGCAGAGCACGAGAGGTTCCTCGCGATACAAGAGTCGATGCTCGCCGCGCTGGAGCTTCCCTACCGCGTGATCGACACGGCCGCAGGCGACCTCGGTTCGAGCGCCGCCCGCAAGTTCGACTGCGAGGCGTGGCTGCCTAGCCAGGAGCGATGGATGGAGGTCACGTCGACCTCGAATTGCACCACCTTCCAGGCACGACGCCTTGCAATTCGTGAGCGAGGAGAATCGGGTACCCAGCCCGTCGCGACCGTCAACGGCACGATCGGCACCACTCGCTGGATCGTCGCTCTGCTCGAGAACCATCAGCAGGCCGACGGAAGTGTCTACCTGCCGCCGATCCTGCGGCCCTTCTTCGGTGGCGCGGAGTCCCTCACGCCCGCCTCATAG
- a CDS encoding PIN domain-containing protein: protein MIYLDGSALMRFLPGVRYYDEWVAWALPRLPEFVTTQLGLTELRQAAELYPRETKSQAFEIVEQVKARVPTIRFSDANVSVSTHAAAVLKPFAALHIGAAVTHPDVDTVATYDSELARVAILYQLKVVTPGMPDGWQNDIARPQASV, encoded by the coding sequence GTGATCTATCTCGACGGCTCGGCCCTGATGCGCTTCCTTCCCGGAGTGCGCTACTACGACGAGTGGGTCGCATGGGCCTTGCCCCGCCTCCCCGAGTTTGTCACCACCCAATTGGGGCTTACCGAATTGCGGCAAGCGGCGGAGTTGTATCCCCGCGAGACGAAGTCCCAGGCATTCGAAATCGTCGAGCAGGTCAAGGCGCGGGTGCCAACGATTCGATTCTCGGATGCCAATGTCTCCGTATCGACTCACGCCGCCGCGGTCCTCAAACCGTTCGCCGCGCTACATATTGGTGCGGCCGTCACCCACCCCGACGTCGACACCGTGGCCACGTACGACTCGGAACTGGCGCGGGTCGCCATTTTGTATCAGCTCAAGGTCGTGACGCCCGGAATGCCGGACGGCTGGCAGAACGACATCGCTCGTCCTCAAGCGAGTGTCTAG
- a CDS encoding HAD family hydrolase, whose translation MAVAPEDLDPPLNPDYWRLVGLDIDGTLMHWGGDISDAVIEAIERVRLSRNHVVLATGRNIMATMPVAKTLGLKRGWAVTSNGAVTIRLNPAMPGGYEIVRTVTFNPRAALELIRDEMPDAFFAVEDLGVGFRVTKHFPMGELVGSQMVVDFESLCSEDVTRVVIRAPGADVAHFDDIVSRIGLNDVTYAVGYSAWLDLTPPGVSKASALEFVREELGVEPAHTVAVGDGNNDIEMLRWAGDSYAMANAPDKVIAAAGRRVGPVDEDGVLEVLGPLIDPRRLAM comes from the coding sequence ATGGCCGTTGCACCAGAGGATCTCGACCCGCCCCTGAACCCTGACTACTGGCGGCTCGTTGGCCTCGACATCGACGGGACGCTCATGCATTGGGGCGGCGATATCAGCGACGCCGTGATCGAAGCCATCGAGCGAGTGCGCCTGTCGCGCAACCATGTCGTCCTTGCCACGGGTCGCAACATCATGGCGACCATGCCGGTGGCCAAGACGCTCGGCCTGAAGCGCGGGTGGGCCGTCACCTCGAACGGTGCCGTCACCATTCGCCTGAATCCAGCGATGCCTGGCGGCTACGAGATCGTGCGCACGGTGACCTTCAATCCTCGTGCGGCGCTCGAACTCATCAGGGATGAGATGCCCGATGCGTTTTTCGCCGTGGAGGACCTGGGAGTGGGATTTCGCGTCACCAAACACTTCCCGATGGGCGAACTGGTGGGGAGTCAGATGGTGGTGGACTTCGAGTCGCTGTGCAGTGAGGATGTCACCCGCGTCGTCATCAGGGCCCCGGGAGCGGACGTCGCGCATTTCGACGATATCGTGAGCCGCATCGGCCTCAACGACGTGACGTACGCGGTGGGCTATTCCGCGTGGCTCGACCTCACCCCGCCGGGGGTATCGAAGGCCTCGGCTCTTGAGTTCGTGCGCGAGGAACTCGGTGTTGAGCCCGCACACACGGTCGCGGTGGGCGATGGCAATAACGACATCGAGATGCTGCGATGGGCCGGCGACTCCTACGCGATGGCGAATGCTCCCGACAAGGTGATTGCCGCGGCGGGTAGGCGTGTGGGGCCCGTCGACGAGGATGGCGTGCTCGAGGTTTTGGGTCCGCTGATCGATCCGCGGCGCTTGGCAATGTAG
- a CDS encoding NAD(P)H-quinone oxidoreductase, with translation MRIISVTRHISDNPLRVSQIESPVARPGEVLIDILGAGVNRADLLQRRGSYPSPSGWPEWPGLECAGTISAVGDDVQGFQVGDHVCALVGGGAYAEQIAAPADLVLPAPSALTLVESAALMEAACTVWSNFQAARLMPGETLVIHGGSGGIGTFAIQVAKALGVHVIVTARGAERTRRCLELGADVAVDYTSEDFVEAAQAIGGADVILDVVGAAYLERNLAALATGGRLVVIGLQRGAKAEVDLGTLMTKRAHIIGTTLRARPHAERAAIVAGVGREVWPLIPDKVRPVIHGTVPFDDAQAAHDLMESGEVFGKVVLVP, from the coding sequence ATGCGCATCATTAGTGTCACACGTCACATCAGTGACAACCCGCTCCGCGTGAGCCAGATCGAGTCCCCTGTCGCCCGTCCGGGCGAGGTTCTTATCGACATCCTTGGCGCAGGTGTTAATCGCGCCGACCTGCTGCAGCGGAGAGGCTCGTATCCCTCCCCTTCCGGCTGGCCCGAATGGCCGGGCCTCGAGTGCGCGGGGACCATCAGCGCCGTGGGCGACGACGTGCAGGGCTTCCAGGTGGGCGACCACGTGTGCGCGCTTGTGGGCGGCGGGGCGTATGCCGAACAGATTGCCGCACCCGCCGACCTCGTGCTGCCCGCGCCGAGCGCCCTCACCCTCGTCGAGTCCGCGGCCTTGATGGAGGCCGCCTGTACGGTGTGGTCCAACTTCCAGGCCGCGCGCTTGATGCCCGGCGAGACTCTGGTCATCCACGGAGGTTCGGGGGGCATCGGCACGTTCGCAATCCAAGTGGCGAAGGCCCTCGGCGTGCACGTGATCGTCACCGCGCGAGGCGCCGAGCGCACCAGACGGTGCCTCGAGCTGGGCGCCGACGTTGCGGTCGACTACACGTCAGAAGACTTTGTCGAGGCGGCCCAAGCCATCGGCGGAGCGGACGTGATTCTCGACGTCGTGGGCGCGGCCTACCTCGAGCGCAATCTTGCCGCGCTCGCCACGGGGGGCAGGCTTGTCGTCATCGGGCTTCAACGCGGTGCGAAGGCCGAAGTGGATCTCGGAACGCTGATGACCAAGCGGGCTCACATCATCGGCACGACGCTGCGCGCGCGGCCTCATGCCGAGCGGGCGGCGATCGTGGCCGGAGTTGGCCGCGAGGTCTGGCCCCTCATTCCCGACAAGGTGCGCCCTGTGATTCATGGCACGGTTCCCTTCGACGACGCCCAAGCCGCTCACGACCTCATGGAGTCCGGAGAGGTCTTCGGCAAGGTCGTGCTCGTTCCGTAG